A stretch of Paludisphaera borealis DNA encodes these proteins:
- a CDS encoding acetyl ornithine aminotransferase family protein, whose translation MVALHRDEPRIVGPLPGPKSEAWLERDDRVMSPSYTRVYPLVVRRAKGAMIEDMDGNRFLDFTAGIAVTNVGHSHPMVVKAIERQSRRLIHMSGTDFYYEPQIRLAEHLARLAPGAEAKRVFFTNSGSESIEAAMKLARRHSGRPRVMAFFNAFHGRTYGALSLSASKPIHRKGFAPLVPEIHHARYGDLDSVRALLKTVCPPDELAAIFVEPIQGEGGYIVPEAGFLPGLRRLCDEHGVLLVLDEIQSGFGRTGKMFAAEHWGVAGDIICLAKGIANGLPLGAIVARASVMDWPRGSHASTFGGNPVACAAALASLKLIETKYLRNAQTRGAQLREGLEALGRRRSIIREVRGTGLMIGMEIQDDAGRPAPATRDEIIDAAFHRGLLLLPCGPSTVRFCPPLCLTRRQVEIGLELLDAAIGDVREADHDAATVRASL comes from the coding sequence ATGGTCGCATTGCATCGAGACGAACCCAGGATCGTCGGACCGCTTCCGGGGCCGAAGAGCGAGGCGTGGCTGGAGCGCGACGACCGCGTGATGTCGCCGTCGTACACGCGCGTCTACCCGCTAGTCGTCCGTCGGGCCAAGGGGGCGATGATCGAGGATATGGACGGCAACCGCTTCCTCGACTTCACAGCGGGGATCGCGGTGACGAACGTCGGCCATTCGCACCCCATGGTCGTGAAGGCGATCGAGCGTCAGAGCCGCCGGTTGATCCACATGTCGGGCACCGATTTCTACTACGAGCCGCAGATCCGGCTCGCCGAGCACCTGGCGCGGCTGGCGCCGGGAGCCGAGGCCAAGCGCGTCTTCTTCACCAACAGCGGGTCCGAGTCGATTGAGGCGGCGATGAAACTGGCGCGCCGGCACTCGGGGCGTCCGCGCGTGATGGCCTTCTTCAACGCGTTCCACGGCCGGACCTACGGCGCGCTATCGCTGTCGGCCTCGAAGCCGATCCATCGCAAGGGCTTCGCGCCGCTGGTCCCCGAGATCCACCACGCGCGCTACGGCGATCTCGACAGTGTCCGGGCCCTGCTCAAGACCGTCTGTCCGCCCGACGAGCTGGCGGCGATCTTCGTCGAGCCGATCCAGGGGGAGGGGGGCTACATCGTCCCCGAGGCCGGCTTCCTGCCGGGGCTGCGACGGCTATGCGACGAGCACGGCGTCTTGCTGGTTTTGGACGAGATCCAGAGCGGATTCGGCCGGACGGGCAAGATGTTCGCCGCCGAGCACTGGGGCGTCGCGGGCGACATCATCTGCCTCGCCAAGGGGATCGCCAACGGCCTTCCGCTGGGGGCGATCGTCGCCAGGGCGTCGGTGATGGACTGGCCGCGCGGCAGTCACGCGTCGACGTTCGGCGGCAACCCGGTCGCCTGCGCGGCGGCCCTGGCGTCGTTGAAGCTGATCGAGACGAAATACCTTCGCAACGCCCAGACGCGCGGGGCGCAGCTTCGCGAGGGCCTCGAAGCGCTCGGTCGTCGGCGCTCGATTATCCGCGAAGTTCGCGGCACGGGGCTGATGATCGGCATGGAGATTCAAGACGACGCCGGCCGTCCCGCCCCGGCGACGCGCGACGAGATCATCGACGCGGCGTTCCATCGCGGGCTGCTGTTGCTGCCGTGCGGACCGAGCACGGTTCGGTTCTGTCCCCCCTTGTGCCTGACCAGGCGCCAGGTTGAAATCGGGTTGGAGCTGCTCGACGCTGCCATTGGCGACGTCCGCGAGGCCGATCACGACGCCGCGACCGTGAGAGCGAGCCTCTGA
- a CDS encoding Gfo/Idh/MocA family oxidoreductase, with amino-acid sequence MIRTVVVGYGLAGREFHCPLIDRQPELTLYGVVARDAAKRAQAEAERGLKTFASLDDALGDPNVDLVVLATPHNIHAEQAVLTLDAGRHCVVDKVMALSTEEADRMIAARERSGQMLSVFHNRRWDWDFATIKEIVAQGLIGRPLLFESAVCRFKAPQGWRGSVDASGTILHDWGAHMVDHALQLGLGPCRRVTAWLFESPWTGVDNGGHGRLVMEFENAVFQAETSRICRIDRPRWWIVGTEGGFVKFGIDPQEDALRAGDIDQAHEPESLQGILSTGAEGNPEAHTTVQRRVPPVRAHWDGYYGNIAAHLKHGESLAVTAEQGRDVVAILEAAIESSRDGRTVSGSWGR; translated from the coding sequence ATGATTCGAACAGTCGTCGTCGGGTACGGCCTGGCCGGTCGCGAGTTCCACTGTCCCCTGATCGACCGCCAGCCCGAGCTGACGCTGTACGGCGTGGTCGCGCGCGACGCCGCCAAGCGAGCGCAGGCCGAGGCCGAGCGGGGCCTCAAGACGTTCGCGAGCCTCGACGACGCTCTCGGCGACCCCAACGTCGACCTGGTGGTCCTCGCGACGCCGCACAACATCCACGCCGAGCAGGCGGTTCTAACCCTTGACGCGGGCCGACACTGCGTCGTCGACAAGGTGATGGCCCTTTCGACCGAAGAGGCCGACCGGATGATCGCCGCCCGGGAACGGTCGGGGCAGATGCTCTCGGTCTTTCACAATCGGCGCTGGGACTGGGACTTCGCGACCATCAAGGAGATCGTCGCGCAAGGGTTGATCGGCCGGCCGTTGCTGTTCGAGAGCGCGGTGTGCCGCTTCAAGGCGCCGCAAGGCTGGCGGGGCAGCGTCGACGCCTCGGGGACGATCCTGCACGACTGGGGGGCGCACATGGTCGACCACGCGCTGCAGCTGGGGCTCGGCCCTTGCCGGCGGGTGACCGCCTGGCTGTTCGAGAGCCCCTGGACGGGCGTCGACAACGGCGGTCACGGGCGACTGGTCATGGAGTTCGAGAACGCGGTCTTCCAGGCGGAGACCAGCCGGATCTGCCGGATCGACCGCCCGCGGTGGTGGATCGTGGGGACCGAGGGGGGCTTCGTGAAGTTCGGAATCGACCCCCAGGAAGACGCCCTCCGCGCCGGCGACATCGACCAGGCGCACGAGCCCGAGAGCCTTCAAGGAATACTCAGCACCGGGGCCGAGGGCAACCCCGAGGCCCACACCACCGTCCAGCGCCGAGTTCCCCCCGTCCGCGCCCACTGGGACGGCTACTACGGCAACATCGCCGCCCACCTGAAGCACGGCGAGTCCCTCGCGGTGACCGCCGAGCAAGGCCGCGACGTGGTGGCGATCCTCGAAGCCGCGATCGAGTCGTCGCGCGACGGCCGCACCGTCAGCGGTTCGTGGGGACGTTGA
- a CDS encoding serine/threonine-protein kinase: MIHCPSCNHAIRIVDIRPGRFSPRCPGCEKTFQLTIPADGASGAVASPFAKSSVEPVEPAPSLEALPASLDAPDPGFKLGRLPRGTPRLVGRYLVLRLLGHSPRGKSLLARPLSLAGPVVLKLVEADRANDPIFVERHLREALASAQLASPYLAPIVEIGRAGPSTYTALEYLPGASLAEELARRGPIDGRQAAAWILQAARGLAVAHAQGIWHRDVKPENLRLSPDGLVVVDDLGLETTPSLAAAESGLDQAGRKGPRGRGQSASQDAAPAAPKIARAAVGTPIYMAPEQARDAILVDGRADVYSLGCTFYELVTGRPPYARTNASELIAGHQNEPLIPPREFAPNLPHALSDVILTMTRKTPEERYPSMDVVIDVLENWLGLRAGPKTPDERAFNETIQQAAQVLSDSPAARLRRLILLGAGGVWLAFLLLLVGLGAYRVAVVIAGFGMLTASALALTSKSARPSGLVDLVREVLLGGGLRSWIVTSVGLLVLVGLVFQSGLACSMVFLGLCVGSLLGAFTYFVDRPFAAESSQAVAAVSAVLRRLRQAGYDERLLREKLAATAGRGWEPLFAAVFGDRAVAAERLRRLYDPSAGFVSGRLSWKGAVERGLASLLQWRRDNRLRRLFQTVEEARLEAEGLNLMTARRRSWRISKALILAAAEWRDEQHALAGGGAPRAAGPNLPQRLRNAVEEPDNVLTQHESHPGPLGRQFDALTGLAFGRLARLALGAVLLAGLAAWSHSHQIVTAEQVGEAASQVGEFARKAAENADPGLLTDIKVDVQVERAKFFQPLGEPWLPESLRAILAANLGVAGLLLVIAALFRSRIVGAFSFLAAAIILFGPALGLTSSWLSPHLSAPTQAMFVGAVVLVAGLFVARRSGSA; the protein is encoded by the coding sequence GTGATCCACTGTCCGTCGTGCAACCACGCGATCCGCATCGTCGACATCCGGCCGGGCCGATTCAGCCCGCGCTGTCCCGGCTGCGAGAAGACGTTTCAACTGACGATACCTGCCGACGGCGCGAGCGGCGCGGTCGCCTCGCCGTTTGCGAAATCATCGGTCGAGCCGGTTGAGCCCGCGCCGTCGCTGGAGGCGCTGCCGGCCTCGCTCGACGCGCCCGACCCCGGGTTCAAGCTCGGCCGGCTTCCGCGTGGGACGCCCCGGCTGGTCGGGCGATACCTCGTGCTGAGACTGCTGGGACACAGCCCGCGCGGCAAGTCGCTGCTGGCCCGGCCGCTGTCACTCGCCGGGCCGGTCGTGCTCAAGCTTGTCGAGGCCGACCGCGCGAACGATCCGATCTTCGTCGAGCGTCACTTGCGCGAGGCGCTGGCCTCGGCCCAGCTTGCGAGTCCGTACCTCGCGCCGATCGTCGAGATCGGTCGAGCCGGCCCGTCGACTTATACCGCGCTGGAATACTTGCCGGGGGCGTCGCTGGCCGAAGAATTGGCTCGGCGGGGCCCGATCGACGGCCGTCAGGCGGCGGCGTGGATTCTCCAGGCCGCGCGCGGGCTTGCGGTCGCGCACGCCCAAGGCATCTGGCATCGCGACGTGAAGCCCGAGAATCTGCGGCTCAGCCCCGACGGACTGGTCGTGGTCGACGACCTCGGTCTGGAGACGACGCCGTCGCTGGCGGCGGCCGAGAGCGGGCTCGACCAGGCGGGGCGGAAAGGTCCGCGCGGGCGCGGTCAGTCCGCTTCGCAAGACGCCGCGCCGGCCGCGCCCAAGATCGCCCGCGCGGCGGTCGGCACACCGATCTACATGGCCCCCGAGCAGGCCCGCGACGCGATCCTGGTCGACGGCCGTGCCGACGTCTACTCGCTCGGCTGCACCTTCTATGAACTGGTCACCGGCCGCCCTCCGTACGCCCGGACGAACGCCTCCGAGCTGATCGCCGGCCATCAGAACGAGCCGCTGATTCCCCCGCGCGAGTTCGCGCCGAACCTCCCGCACGCCCTCTCGGACGTCATCCTGACGATGACCCGGAAGACCCCCGAGGAACGCTACCCGAGCATGGACGTGGTGATCGACGTCCTTGAGAATTGGCTCGGCCTGCGAGCCGGACCGAAGACGCCCGACGAACGCGCCTTTAACGAAACCATCCAGCAGGCGGCGCAGGTCTTGAGCGACTCACCCGCCGCTCGTCTCCGACGCCTGATCTTGCTGGGAGCGGGGGGCGTCTGGCTGGCGTTCCTGCTGCTACTCGTCGGGCTGGGCGCGTATCGGGTCGCCGTCGTGATCGCCGGGTTCGGAATGCTGACCGCGTCGGCCCTGGCCCTCACATCGAAATCGGCGCGGCCGTCGGGGCTCGTAGATCTTGTTCGTGAAGTCCTCCTCGGCGGTGGACTGCGGTCGTGGATCGTCACGAGCGTCGGCCTGCTCGTGCTCGTCGGGCTGGTGTTCCAGAGTGGGCTCGCCTGCTCAATGGTCTTCCTCGGCCTGTGCGTCGGGTCGCTGTTGGGGGCGTTCACTTATTTCGTCGATCGCCCGTTCGCGGCCGAATCGTCGCAGGCGGTCGCCGCCGTGAGCGCCGTGCTGAGACGGCTCCGTCAGGCGGGCTACGACGAGCGGCTGTTGCGCGAGAAGCTCGCCGCGACGGCCGGGCGCGGCTGGGAGCCGCTGTTCGCGGCCGTGTTCGGCGACCGCGCGGTCGCCGCCGAGCGACTCCGCAGGCTTTACGACCCCTCAGCGGGCTTCGTGTCCGGCCGGCTCTCGTGGAAGGGGGCCGTCGAGCGCGGGCTGGCGAGCCTGCTCCAATGGCGGCGCGACAACCGCCTGCGACGGCTGTTCCAGACTGTCGAGGAGGCGCGGTTGGAGGCGGAAGGGCTGAACCTGATGACCGCGCGCCGCCGCTCATGGCGGATCTCCAAGGCCCTGATCCTCGCCGCCGCCGAATGGCGCGACGAGCAGCATGCGCTCGCCGGAGGCGGCGCGCCTCGGGCTGCGGGGCCGAACCTGCCGCAACGCCTGCGAAACGCCGTCGAGGAACCCGACAACGTCCTGACGCAGCACGAATCACACCCCGGGCCGCTCGGCCGTCAGTTCGACGCTCTTACGGGCCTCGCGTTCGGCCGCCTGGCCCGGCTGGCCCTCGGCGCGGTCCTTCTCGCGGGGCTGGCGGCCTGGTCGCACTCGCACCAGATCGTCACCGCCGAACAGGTTGGAGAAGCCGCTTCGCAGGTCGGCGAGTTCGCCCGCAAGGCCGCCGAGAACGCCGACCCCGGCTTGCTGACCGACATAAAAGTCGACGTTCAGGTCGAGCGCGCGAAGTTCTTCCAGCCGCTCGGCGAGCCGTGGCTGCCCGAATCCCTGCGCGCGATCCTGGCCGCCAACCTGGGCGTGGCGGGACTGCTGCTGGTGATCGCGGCGTTGTTCCGATCGCGGATCGTCGGCGCCTTCTCGTTCCTCGCCGCCGCGATCATCCTCTTCGGCCCGGCGCTCGGGCTCACGAGTTCCTGGCTCTCGCCCCACCTCAGCGCCCCGACGCAAGCCATGTTCGTCGGCGCCGTCGTGCTGGTCGCCGGTCTATTCGTCGCGAGGAGGAGCGGGTCGGCGTGA
- a CDS encoding M14 family metallopeptidase, producing MRQAIAIFVCLLVTPSVDRSIASAQPVPSPSERLGFEPGADGKLADWATVVDYFRAVDAASDRVSVVEAGKTTEGRPYLTAVISAPETIGRLDVYRDHQRRLHDPRLLSGPEQERLAVEESKPVVVITCSIHSNEPASTLAAVELLHQLASGDDRDTREILDGVIVILVPSANPDGVDKVKTWYELSRGKPWEGSGEPELYHRHAGHDTNRDWFMLNLPETRILTRVLYKEWFPTILYDVHEMVANGPRVFVPPYRGPFNPNVDHRIRQSVGTIGAHMRADLTAAGTRGIISSTLFDDWWNGGARTTPERHNIVSVLTETASVRIASPIFTDAEERRRPSRRRPGSDDLWPGGDWRLRDVVDCELVCARSLLRLAARYRREFQTNLLTVARTAIARGREEAPGAWIIPAEQHDPGAAATMVGILHDSGVEVHKAVAPFRADGRDYEAGDWIVYASQPYRGHVKDLMERQHYPARLDARGRAESPYDVAGWTLPLMMGVSAVEVAELLTVAADRLDSIVRPSGSIIGEAAPVGGFLTMDGRSNDDYRLLNRLLKSGVAVEIESSPASPSRFRIADDPATRERIEPMLKGLAVRLSAALAPDAARAERLVAPRIGVYQSWVPSTDEGWTRYVLEQYEYAYETMHDADVRGEDLARRIDVLIVPSSPASILRRGYEPGQSDPKYTGGLGPEGAEAIRRFVASGGVLVCLEDACSYAIEELKPPIKNALQGVSSSLFLCPGSVLGATLAGDGRLSMGMPEAFFVYFDRSLAFEVPPNAEEQGVRVAARYASKPLESGWMIGAERIEGKPALVEVAQGAGRVVLFGFPPQHRGWTHGTYRLLFNALVKIRIQARSAGE from the coding sequence ATGCGTCAAGCGATCGCAATCTTCGTTTGCCTGCTGGTCACTCCGTCGGTCGATCGCTCGATCGCCTCGGCCCAGCCGGTTCCCTCCCCCTCGGAGCGGCTGGGGTTCGAGCCGGGGGCCGATGGAAAGCTCGCCGATTGGGCGACCGTCGTCGATTACTTCCGCGCGGTCGACGCAGCCTCCGACCGCGTGTCGGTCGTCGAGGCGGGCAAGACGACCGAGGGGCGGCCCTATCTGACCGCCGTGATTTCCGCGCCCGAGACGATCGGCCGGCTCGACGTCTATCGCGACCACCAGCGCCGGTTGCACGACCCTCGCCTGCTGAGCGGTCCCGAGCAAGAGCGGCTCGCCGTCGAGGAGAGCAAGCCCGTCGTGGTGATCACGTGCTCGATCCATTCGAACGAGCCGGCGTCGACCTTGGCGGCCGTCGAGCTGCTGCATCAACTGGCTTCGGGCGACGACCGCGACACACGCGAGATTCTCGACGGCGTGATCGTAATCCTGGTCCCTTCGGCCAATCCGGACGGCGTCGACAAGGTGAAAACCTGGTACGAACTCTCGCGCGGCAAGCCGTGGGAAGGGAGCGGAGAGCCTGAGCTATATCATCGTCACGCCGGCCATGACACGAACCGCGACTGGTTCATGCTCAACCTGCCGGAGACGCGGATTCTGACTCGGGTGCTCTACAAGGAATGGTTCCCGACGATCCTTTACGACGTTCACGAGATGGTGGCGAACGGCCCGCGCGTATTTGTGCCGCCGTACCGAGGGCCCTTCAACCCGAACGTCGACCATCGCATCCGCCAGTCGGTCGGCACCATCGGCGCCCACATGCGGGCCGATTTGACGGCGGCCGGCACGCGGGGGATCATCAGCTCGACGCTGTTCGACGACTGGTGGAACGGCGGCGCCCGGACGACCCCCGAGCGGCACAACATCGTTTCGGTGCTCACCGAAACCGCCTCGGTGCGGATCGCTTCTCCGATCTTCACCGACGCCGAGGAACGGCGAAGGCCCTCCCGGCGACGGCCCGGTTCCGACGACCTGTGGCCCGGCGGAGACTGGCGGCTGCGCGACGTCGTCGACTGCGAGCTGGTCTGCGCCCGGTCGCTCTTGAGGCTCGCCGCGCGGTATCGGCGCGAATTTCAGACGAACCTGCTGACGGTGGCGCGAACGGCGATCGCCAGGGGACGCGAGGAAGCGCCGGGCGCCTGGATCATCCCCGCCGAGCAGCACGACCCAGGCGCCGCTGCGACGATGGTCGGCATTCTTCACGACTCGGGGGTCGAGGTCCACAAGGCGGTCGCGCCGTTCCGGGCCGACGGCCGCGACTACGAGGCGGGCGACTGGATCGTATACGCTTCGCAGCCGTACCGCGGCCACGTCAAGGACCTGATGGAGCGTCAACACTACCCGGCGCGGCTCGACGCCCGAGGTCGGGCCGAGTCGCCCTACGACGTCGCCGGCTGGACCCTTCCGCTGATGATGGGCGTTTCGGCCGTCGAAGTCGCCGAGTTGTTGACGGTCGCCGCCGATCGCCTCGATTCCATCGTTCGTCCGTCAGGCTCGATCATCGGCGAAGCCGCCCCCGTGGGCGGCTTTCTGACGATGGACGGCCGGAGCAACGACGACTATCGGCTGCTCAACCGGCTGCTCAAATCGGGTGTCGCCGTCGAAATCGAGTCGTCGCCGGCCTCCCCGAGCCGATTCCGGATCGCCGATGATCCCGCGACGCGCGAGCGGATCGAGCCGATGCTCAAGGGATTGGCAGTGCGGCTTTCGGCGGCCCTGGCGCCGGACGCGGCCCGAGCGGAGCGCCTGGTCGCGCCCCGGATCGGCGTCTATCAGTCGTGGGTTCCGAGCACCGACGAGGGCTGGACGCGGTACGTGCTTGAACAGTACGAGTATGCTTACGAAACGATGCATGACGCCGACGTCCGGGGCGAAGACCTGGCCCGGCGGATCGACGTGTTGATCGTGCCTTCGAGCCCGGCGTCGATCCTGCGCCGGGGGTACGAGCCGGGGCAGTCCGACCCGAAGTACACGGGCGGGCTCGGGCCTGAAGGGGCGGAGGCGATCCGGCGGTTCGTCGCGTCGGGAGGGGTTCTGGTGTGCCTCGAAGACGCGTGCTCGTACGCGATCGAGGAACTGAAGCCGCCGATCAAGAACGCGCTCCAGGGCGTTTCGTCCAGCCTCTTCCTCTGTCCGGGATCGGTGCTCGGAGCGACGTTGGCCGGCGACGGCCGCCTGTCGATGGGCATGCCCGAGGCGTTCTTCGTCTACTTCGACCGATCGCTGGCCTTCGAGGTTCCGCCGAACGCCGAGGAGCAGGGCGTTCGGGTCGCCGCCCGTTACGCCTCGAAGCCGCTCGAAAGCGGCTGGATGATCGGCGCGGAGCGGATCGAGGGCAAGCCGGCGCTCGTCGAAGTCGCGCAAGGCGCCGGCCGCGTCGTCCTGTTCGGATTCCCGCCCCAGCACCGCGGCTGGACGCACGGGACGTATCGACTCTTGTTCAATGCCCTGGTCAAAATCCGAATCCAAGCCCGAAGCGCCGGCGAGTGA
- a CDS encoding YfhO family protein, with protein MRTLASAVFRSPAFPPLCLAGVLLAGLLIGIEPVGGDPDRLYRPIKAELARALAEGRLPFWTIHLGLGFPLVAESHAAAFYPPNWLLYRFLSVPAAYRLSMFLHYLLLVAATFAYARRLEIGPTGAAVAALSFGFCGFQSIHSSHEVFYHALAYLPLCLYLAEWFLAEGRGRGLVLLAIVYALQLSVGHFQIQSWTAGLVLLTGVWRLAGSPRLVGRVFGLLAALVWGGAIAAVQLGASWELARFVGFDRRSFADLAFFGFPPAHWVELFAPTLFRGIPGGPEASYWYSQGTTGYEACFYVGTIPLILAVIGLCSGRGRGRGRSFWVATSLASFIVAILPVLWLQGFAWVVTIPGMGLFRAPGRFLAIASLGLCLAAGRGLDSASGGGRTWPGLVLSWLFAAVAAWWGLSWCLRPDHASILGGDRLLLSLALTAASWVVATILIAATVRRRIGPGVLLAATALELGGLYYTSTTDWGWAIAVPEQSPVLARLAEERDVGRVAGLLHDLPLRFAATPAYPHTGFAPPPPHPLLEQLEQRAAAGTPWGRGLLRRFGVTHGVWDGPVDDDGIETIHTGPDATLDRLVYKPPGAPPHANWRLVRYKDVMPQVRAATRARFAPDEPALIAGISYDLDPSVVWYLAKDRRKDPEPGATAARVVAWNGREATVEHDGPCDLVVNRTYYPGWSASIDDGPQRPVGRAELGVQVVHLPNAGTHRVRFSYRPTTLWPASWISAGALVLAMGGLAVEARRFVARGAS; from the coding sequence TTGAGAACACTCGCGTCCGCCGTGTTTCGCTCACCCGCGTTTCCGCCCCTCTGTCTGGCCGGCGTCCTGCTCGCGGGGCTGCTGATCGGGATCGAGCCGGTCGGCGGCGATCCCGATCGGTTGTACCGGCCTATCAAGGCTGAGCTGGCCCGCGCGCTCGCCGAGGGCCGGCTGCCGTTCTGGACCATCCATCTGGGACTGGGCTTCCCGCTCGTGGCCGAGAGCCACGCCGCGGCCTTCTATCCGCCCAACTGGCTGCTCTATCGGTTCCTCTCGGTCCCGGCTGCGTATCGGCTGTCGATGTTCCTGCATTACTTGCTGCTCGTCGCCGCGACCTTCGCCTACGCGCGGCGGCTGGAGATCGGGCCGACGGGCGCGGCGGTTGCGGCGTTGAGCTTCGGCTTTTGTGGCTTTCAATCGATCCATTCGAGCCATGAGGTGTTCTATCACGCCTTGGCTTACCTGCCGCTCTGCCTTTACCTGGCGGAATGGTTTCTGGCCGAGGGCAGGGGGAGGGGCCTGGTCCTGCTTGCGATTGTTTATGCGTTGCAGCTTTCGGTCGGGCATTTCCAGATCCAATCGTGGACGGCGGGCCTTGTTTTGCTCACGGGCGTTTGGCGCCTAGCCGGGTCGCCTCGACTCGTCGGGAGAGTCTTCGGCCTGCTCGCGGCCTTGGTCTGGGGCGGTGCGATCGCCGCCGTGCAGCTCGGGGCGAGCTGGGAGCTGGCCCGGTTCGTGGGCTTCGACCGCCGCTCGTTCGCCGACCTGGCCTTCTTCGGGTTTCCCCCGGCGCACTGGGTCGAGCTGTTCGCCCCGACGCTGTTCCGAGGCATCCCGGGAGGGCCCGAGGCGTCGTACTGGTACTCCCAGGGGACCACGGGTTACGAGGCGTGTTTCTATGTAGGAACGATCCCGCTCATTCTGGCGGTCATCGGTCTTTGCTCGGGCCGGGGACGGGGCCGGGGCCGAAGCTTCTGGGTTGCGACTTCCCTCGCGAGCTTCATCGTGGCGATCCTCCCGGTGCTCTGGCTTCAGGGCTTTGCCTGGGTCGTCACGATCCCCGGGATGGGCCTGTTTCGCGCGCCGGGGCGGTTCCTGGCGATCGCCAGCCTCGGCCTTTGCCTGGCCGCCGGACGAGGTCTCGACTCCGCGTCCGGCGGCGGCAGGACCTGGCCGGGCCTGGTGCTGAGCTGGCTGTTCGCGGCGGTCGCCGCGTGGTGGGGACTGAGCTGGTGCTTGCGACCCGATCATGCGTCCATTCTGGGCGGCGATCGACTCCTGCTCAGCCTCGCGCTCACGGCGGCTTCGTGGGTCGTCGCCACGATCCTGATCGCCGCCACGGTTCGAAGGCGGATCGGCCCTGGCGTCTTGCTTGCGGCGACGGCCCTCGAACTCGGCGGCCTCTACTACACCTCGACGACCGATTGGGGATGGGCGATCGCCGTCCCGGAGCAAAGCCCGGTGCTCGCCCGGCTGGCCGAGGAACGCGACGTCGGCCGAGTCGCCGGCCTGTTGCACGACCTGCCGCTTCGGTTTGCGGCGACGCCCGCGTATCCCCACACCGGGTTCGCGCCGCCGCCTCCTCATCCGTTGCTCGAACAACTGGAACAGCGCGCGGCGGCCGGAACGCCCTGGGGCCGGGGCCTGTTGCGGCGGTTCGGCGTGACGCACGGCGTGTGGGACGGGCCCGTCGACGACGACGGGATCGAGACGATCCACACCGGGCCCGACGCCACGCTCGACCGCCTGGTGTACAAGCCCCCCGGCGCGCCTCCGCACGCGAACTGGCGACTGGTTCGGTACAAGGACGTCATGCCGCAGGTCCGCGCGGCGACCCGGGCGCGCTTCGCGCCGGACGAGCCCGCTCTGATCGCGGGGATCAGCTACGACCTCGATCCATCGGTCGTCTGGTATCTGGCCAAGGATCGCCGGAAAGATCCGGAACCTGGGGCGACAGCCGCGCGGGTGGTCGCCTGGAATGGCCGGGAGGCGACCGTCGAGCACGACGGACCGTGCGATCTCGTCGTCAACCGGACGTATTACCCCGGCTGGTCGGCCTCGATCGACGACGGCCCCCAACGGCCGGTCGGCCGGGCCGAGCTGGGCGTCCAGGTCGTTCATCTCCCGAACGCCGGGACGCATCGCGTGCGGTTCTCGTATCGACCGACGACCCTGTGGCCCGCGTCGTGGATCAGCGCGGGGGCGTTGGTGCTTGCGATGGGAGGCCTGGCCGTCGAAGCGCGGCGATTCGTGGCGAGAGGGGCGTCGTGA
- the murB gene encoding UDP-N-acetylmuramate dehydrogenase, whose protein sequence is MQHPFEEFRDFVTVGHPLSPLVWFRLGGPAAYFAKPRSIEDLCGVLKRARDAEIPFKLLGGGSNVLVRDEGVEALVIHMESPFFSDVTVDENRITAGAAVPLTALISQTARAGLAGLEILTGIPGTVGGALRGNAGSRQGAIGPFVNSVTVLDAGFEVQVRERDDLSFVDRESNLDEPVILSTVLELSREDPESVVRRMRRIWIVKKENQPYGHQSSGCVFKNPSPDVSAGALVDQAGLKGTRHGGAEVSDRHANFIIAHPGAKAADVLHLIDQIQQRVWQQFGYELELQLQIW, encoded by the coding sequence TTGCAGCATCCCTTCGAGGAATTCCGCGACTTCGTCACGGTGGGTCATCCCCTGTCTCCGCTCGTCTGGTTCCGGTTGGGTGGGCCTGCGGCCTACTTCGCCAAGCCTCGCTCGATCGAAGATCTATGCGGCGTGCTGAAACGGGCGCGCGACGCCGAGATCCCGTTCAAGCTCCTGGGCGGCGGGTCGAACGTCCTGGTGCGCGACGAGGGGGTCGAAGCGCTGGTAATCCATATGGAGAGTCCATTCTTCTCGGATGTGACGGTCGACGAGAACCGGATCACCGCCGGCGCGGCCGTCCCCTTGACCGCGCTCATCTCCCAGACCGCGCGGGCGGGGCTCGCCGGCCTGGAGATCCTGACCGGCATCCCGGGGACCGTCGGGGGCGCGCTGCGGGGCAACGCCGGCAGCCGCCAGGGGGCGATCGGCCCGTTCGTGAACAGCGTGACGGTCCTCGACGCCGGCTTCGAGGTTCAGGTCCGCGAGCGCGACGACCTCAGCTTCGTCGATCGCGAGTCGAACCTCGACGAGCCGGTGATCCTTTCGACCGTGCTCGAACTTTCGCGCGAAGACCCCGAATCGGTCGTCCGGCGGATGCGGCGGATCTGGATCGTCAAGAAGGAGAATCAGCCCTACGGCCACCAGTCGTCGGGCTGCGTCTTCAAGAACCCCTCGCCCGACGTCTCGGCCGGAGCGCTCGTCGACCAGGCTGGCCTGAAGGGGACCCGCCACGGCGGGGCCGAGGTGTCCGACCGGCACGCCAATTTCATCATCGCCCACCCCGGCGCCAAGGCGGCCGACGTGCTCCATCTGATCGATCAGATCCAGCAACGCGTCTGGCAGCAGTTCGGCTACGAGTTGGAACTTCAGCTCCAGATCTGGTAG